One genomic window of Marinobacter adhaerens HP15 includes the following:
- a CDS encoding substrate-binding periplasmic protein, which translates to MRFVILTCVLHVFSMTYAHSSERLSVGVIDDTVGWIGVEEGQLTGDLSKPYHCVFDHSGLEIEAISVSLNRGLVELELGRLDIVLPIARTSQRDEKADFAGPLYSAGFSIVSLRSSQLDAAFAETPRLRYGIVLGFVGKQFIPESAGRVEEVSDWSQLVEMLKLQRIDVAVMPSGMAKRFLDSEREVLSAWEVGVIPVSLYMSKKLRDTDVQRALMLAIQRCKIEEAINTEFVGVDSHSPSSM; encoded by the coding sequence GTGAGATTCGTCATTTTAACGTGTGTGCTGCATGTTTTTTCTATGACCTACGCACACTCTTCAGAACGTCTGTCTGTTGGTGTCATTGATGATACTGTCGGATGGATCGGCGTTGAGGAGGGGCAGCTCACTGGCGATTTATCCAAACCTTACCATTGCGTATTTGACCACTCCGGGTTGGAGATCGAAGCGATTTCTGTCTCATTGAATCGTGGCCTGGTTGAGCTTGAGCTAGGCAGGCTCGATATCGTGCTACCGATAGCTAGAACATCACAAAGGGACGAGAAAGCCGATTTCGCTGGTCCTTTGTACAGCGCCGGGTTTTCGATCGTAAGCTTACGATCATCGCAGCTTGATGCGGCTTTTGCCGAAACGCCCAGGCTACGATATGGGATCGTTTTGGGCTTTGTCGGCAAACAGTTTATTCCAGAGTCCGCGGGTAGAGTCGAAGAAGTATCAGATTGGTCGCAGTTAGTGGAGATGCTCAAGCTGCAGCGAATCGATGTTGCTGTAATGCCATCAGGTATGGCGAAGCGTTTTCTCGACAGCGAGCGGGAGGTACTTTCTGCCTGGGAGGTCGGCGTGATTCCTGTTTCCTTATACATGTCGAAAAAGTTGCGGGACACCGACGTTCAGCGCGCTCTGATGCTGGCGATCCAGCGCTGCAAAATAGAAGAGGCTATCAATACGGAGTTTGTTGGCGTTGACTCGCACTCCCCGTCCTCGATGTAG
- a CDS encoding type 2 periplasmic-binding domain-containing protein — translation MERAFLLRLLQILWLSLFSVSLLADSKRTHVIGVFDDIDREIAVENGKLVGRFAPYYRCVFNRVEGDFKFVEMPLAQMLYRLRKGGISAGLPLVQTPERDEYADFGGLLFQTEYVYLLLRDLPPLDSLTGLRFAFVRKFVGGKLLRGEDPQVTDVSDWGQAVELLKNNRVDVVVLPWVLIDTYMNKYDKPYYNRTAAWVDLSMYISHKVNDSRFTEDLRKAIRECRSIAHQNQVSWDTPTRP, via the coding sequence ATGGAACGGGCATTTTTGCTCAGGCTTCTCCAAATCCTTTGGTTGTCTCTGTTCTCAGTATCCCTGCTTGCTGATTCCAAACGCACCCACGTAATCGGCGTCTTTGATGATATCGATCGGGAAATTGCGGTTGAGAACGGAAAGCTTGTGGGCCGTTTCGCGCCCTACTATCGATGCGTTTTTAATCGCGTGGAGGGAGATTTTAAATTCGTTGAAATGCCCTTGGCTCAAATGCTTTACCGCTTGAGGAAAGGTGGCATATCTGCCGGCTTGCCCCTGGTGCAGACGCCGGAAAGGGATGAATACGCGGACTTTGGCGGCTTATTGTTCCAGACCGAGTATGTCTATCTGCTCCTGCGAGATCTCCCACCGTTGGATAGTCTGACTGGTCTTCGGTTCGCGTTCGTCCGGAAGTTTGTTGGTGGCAAGCTTTTGAGAGGAGAGGATCCACAAGTGACTGACGTGTCTGATTGGGGGCAGGCAGTTGAACTGCTCAAAAATAATCGCGTCGATGTGGTTGTTCTGCCTTGGGTGCTGATCGACACTTACATGAACAAATACGATAAGCCCTATTATAATCGGACAGCGGCCTGGGTAGATCTCTCGATGTACATTTCTCACAAAGTGAATGACAGTCGCTTTACTGAGGATCTCCGGAAGGCAATCAGAGAGTGTCGTTCCATTGCGCACCAGAACCAAGTTTCTTGGGATACTCCTACGAGACCATAG
- a CDS encoding phage late control D family protein, with translation MGLKPSFRIQANNSDITEAIRSRFRSMTITDVAGVTSDSLRISLSDHDRDNPIIIPPTGAELEVWIGYDDAATRMGLFVVSGIDLSGPPDSMVIKAKAAPQKQSAGGKTALQTRKTRSWDAGLTLGGLVQTIATEHNMTAAVPTDLATEVLPHYDQVGESDMNLLTRVAKTYDAIAKPAGGQLIITKRAESQTVSGDPLPAISLARKDLTDWSVSIEERESFGTIQAHWHDKDAAEEKTVTAGSGEPVKILRGQFRTAEEAQAAANAEKRKADRGNAKLSASLPGRTDIIAESRLAISGVRPGVNGDWLVTKVTHAIDSGGYRISINAETPQ, from the coding sequence GTGGGATTGAAGCCGTCTTTCCGGATCCAGGCCAACAACAGCGACATCACCGAGGCCATCCGGTCCCGTTTCCGCTCGATGACCATCACCGATGTGGCCGGCGTCACCTCGGATTCCCTCCGAATCTCGCTCTCCGATCATGACCGGGACAACCCGATCATTATTCCGCCCACTGGCGCAGAGCTGGAAGTCTGGATTGGGTACGATGATGCCGCCACACGGATGGGGTTGTTTGTAGTTTCCGGAATCGACCTGAGCGGCCCGCCCGACTCCATGGTCATCAAGGCCAAGGCGGCACCACAGAAGCAGAGTGCTGGCGGGAAAACCGCCCTGCAGACCAGAAAGACCCGATCATGGGATGCCGGGCTCACGCTGGGCGGCCTGGTGCAGACGATCGCCACAGAGCACAACATGACGGCTGCGGTACCCACCGATCTGGCCACAGAGGTGTTGCCGCACTATGACCAGGTCGGGGAGTCCGACATGAATCTCTTGACCAGGGTAGCCAAGACCTACGATGCCATCGCAAAGCCGGCTGGCGGACAGCTGATTATTACCAAGCGGGCAGAATCTCAGACCGTGAGCGGTGATCCATTACCCGCGATCAGTCTTGCCAGGAAGGATCTGACGGATTGGTCCGTGTCCATCGAAGAGCGTGAATCCTTCGGAACCATCCAGGCCCACTGGCACGACAAGGACGCCGCCGAGGAAAAGACCGTGACCGCCGGGTCCGGTGAACCGGTGAAGATACTCAGGGGGCAATTCCGAACCGCTGAGGAAGCCCAGGCGGCCGCCAACGCAGAGAAGCGAAAGGCCGACAGGGGTAATGCCAAGCTGTCAGCTTCGCTTCCAGGAAGAACCGACATCATTGCGGAGTCACGGCTGGCGATTTCTGGCGTTCGGCCCGGGGTGAATGGTGATTGGCTGGTGACCAAAGTGACGCATGCGATCGACTCCGGTGGGTACCGGATATCCATCAACGCCGAGACGCCCCAATAA
- a CDS encoding tail protein X, whose translation MALKYNTKAGDTVDFVVWKHYGRQDGQIVETIFSENPGLADYGPTLPAGIEIKLPPVPEPEQQQGVRLWD comes from the coding sequence ATGGCGCTTAAATACAACACCAAGGCCGGGGACACAGTCGACTTCGTGGTCTGGAAGCACTACGGCCGGCAGGATGGCCAGATCGTTGAAACCATTTTCAGCGAGAACCCCGGGCTGGCGGACTATGGTCCCACCCTTCCGGCTGGAATCGAGATCAAACTGCCTCCGGTACCGGAGCCTGAGCAACAGCAAGGGGTCAGGCTGTGGGATTGA
- a CDS encoding phage tail protein encodes MADVMMKLGQFTFSVDTAAYQSLNRVTEYRWAQQDRIGQSPALQDVGPGSDTINLQGVIYPAHKGGLGQIDTMRSEAGKRKPLILVDGRGRVHGRWVIERVEEEQGVFAAAGAPRKQNFRMQLRKYDDGA; translated from the coding sequence ATGGCGGATGTAATGATGAAGCTGGGCCAGTTCACGTTCAGCGTCGATACTGCTGCCTACCAGAGCCTGAACAGGGTCACCGAATACCGCTGGGCACAGCAGGACCGGATTGGCCAGAGCCCAGCACTCCAGGACGTTGGCCCTGGAAGCGACACTATCAATCTACAGGGCGTGATCTATCCAGCTCACAAGGGCGGCCTGGGTCAGATTGACACCATGCGCTCCGAGGCCGGAAAGCGGAAGCCGCTGATTTTGGTCGATGGCCGGGGGCGGGTTCATGGCCGTTGGGTGATCGAGCGCGTCGAGGAAGAACAAGGCGTGTTCGCTGCAGCTGGCGCTCCTCGAAAGCAGAATTTCAGAATGCAGCTCAGGAAGTACGACGATGGCGCTTAA
- a CDS encoding phage tail tape measure protein, giving the protein MANKRLNATITIGGGVGRTLTKGLTSTKARLGEVGDSIRTVEKRQKTLGKSIDTFGRMGRNVDGLRREYGQLTGQLDTLRRKQEQLLRVEKARQRVSGAYSNFTGQVGKSVTTLRNASIAAIGAGTAMVGLTNKVASTGDAVAKTSRAIEFNAQAYQEYQFAADRVGVSQETFNQSLLAFGKRLGELKTRGSGALATQLKEMNPALYETLEATESTQEAFEIYTQAMREATDASERNAMASAAFSRAGLKMGLIAQSSSEEIQRLRQRAQELGYVLGDDDLAAAEKFTDEMTNMQATLGGVGKLIGAELMPVMSKFFNRFTSFVVENRDKISGWAQTIAEKTESALPAIIGAAKGIGEMMMTVGRLTSKLANLVGGFDNLAIVLIGIKFAPLVISAVKLVGALGSLATALPMVATGIKAIGVALAANPIGLIVTAIAGAAFLVYKYWEPISEFFSDLWSGITSAASAAFDWIGEKLSWVGKAAGKVASFFGIGDDDAGSASAGGSYAPRPGPPPIAQAEQQAAAMSGSTSNTRNMRGGDTFNISITQQPGEDAEGLAQRVARIIEQRRNEEGSGALYDQPAGAY; this is encoded by the coding sequence ATGGCAAATAAAAGGCTGAACGCAACAATCACGATCGGCGGTGGCGTTGGCCGGACCCTGACCAAAGGCCTCACCTCCACCAAAGCCCGGCTGGGTGAGGTCGGTGATTCGATCCGCACCGTTGAAAAGCGCCAGAAGACCCTGGGCAAATCCATCGACACCTTCGGCCGGATGGGCCGGAACGTGGATGGCCTCCGCCGTGAGTATGGTCAACTGACCGGCCAGCTCGATACGCTGCGCAGGAAACAGGAACAGCTGCTCCGGGTTGAAAAGGCGCGTCAACGTGTTTCCGGTGCCTATTCCAATTTCACCGGACAGGTTGGCAAGTCGGTCACCACCCTTCGGAACGCTTCGATCGCAGCCATTGGTGCCGGAACGGCCATGGTCGGCCTGACCAACAAAGTCGCCAGCACCGGTGACGCCGTCGCCAAGACTTCCCGGGCTATCGAGTTCAACGCTCAGGCCTATCAGGAATACCAGTTTGCGGCCGATCGGGTTGGCGTCAGTCAGGAGACGTTCAACCAATCCCTGCTGGCCTTCGGCAAGCGCCTGGGCGAACTGAAGACCCGGGGCAGCGGTGCCCTCGCCACTCAGCTGAAGGAAATGAACCCGGCCCTGTACGAAACACTGGAGGCCACAGAATCCACACAGGAAGCCTTCGAGATCTACACCCAGGCGATGCGGGAAGCCACAGATGCCAGCGAACGTAACGCCATGGCTTCCGCCGCATTCAGCCGGGCCGGCCTGAAGATGGGCCTGATTGCCCAGTCCTCCTCCGAGGAAATCCAGCGGTTGCGCCAGCGCGCTCAGGAGCTTGGCTATGTGCTGGGTGACGATGACCTGGCGGCCGCTGAAAAGTTCACCGATGAAATGACCAACATGCAAGCCACCCTGGGCGGTGTTGGCAAGCTCATCGGCGCGGAACTGATGCCCGTGATGTCCAAATTCTTCAACCGGTTCACCTCCTTTGTCGTGGAGAACCGGGACAAGATATCCGGCTGGGCTCAGACGATTGCAGAGAAAACCGAATCCGCCTTGCCCGCTATCATTGGTGCTGCCAAAGGCATCGGCGAAATGATGATGACCGTAGGCCGTCTGACGTCGAAGCTCGCCAATCTGGTGGGTGGCTTTGACAACCTGGCAATCGTCCTTATCGGGATCAAGTTTGCGCCCCTGGTAATCTCTGCTGTGAAACTGGTCGGCGCCCTTGGCTCACTGGCAACCGCACTGCCCATGGTGGCCACTGGTATAAAAGCCATTGGTGTTGCGTTGGCGGCTAACCCGATTGGCCTGATCGTCACCGCGATCGCCGGGGCTGCCTTCCTGGTTTACAAGTACTGGGAGCCGATCAGCGAGTTCTTCTCGGATTTGTGGAGCGGCATCACCAGCGCAGCCTCTGCGGCTTTCGATTGGATCGGAGAGAAACTGTCCTGGGTGGGTAAAGCTGCCGGCAAGGTCGCCAGCTTCTTCGGGATCGGTGACGATGACGCGGGAAGCGCCTCGGCTGGCGGTAGCTACGCACCCCGTCCGGGGCCACCTCCCATTGCCCAGGCAGAACAGCAGGCAGCTGCGATGAGTGGCAGTACCAGCAATACCCGGAACATGCGAGGCGGCGACACATTCAACATCAGCATCACCCAGCAGCCAGGCGAAGATGCCGAGGGTCTGGCCCAGCGAGTCGCCAGAATCATCGAGCAGCGCCGTAACGAGGAAGGCAGCGGTGCCCTATATGATCAGCCGGCAGGAGCGTACTGA
- a CDS encoding phage tail assembly protein, protein MSEQTLPDYLEETETGIKITLKAPIDIDGAEVSTLTMREPTVQDQLDVDQLKGSAATKEVTLLANLCEVTPDDIKKMTMRNYRRVQEAMEAFTE, encoded by the coding sequence ATGTCGGAACAGACACTCCCTGACTACCTGGAAGAAACCGAGACCGGTATCAAGATCACGCTGAAAGCCCCAATCGATATCGACGGTGCCGAGGTCAGCACGCTCACCATGCGGGAGCCGACCGTTCAGGACCAGCTCGACGTCGACCAGCTGAAGGGCTCCGCTGCGACCAAGGAAGTGACCCTCCTGGCAAACCTGTGTGAAGTCACTCCTGACGACATCAAGAAGATGACAATGCGCAATTACCGGCGTGTTCAGGAGGCAATGGAGGCTTTTACCGAGTAA
- a CDS encoding phage major tail tube protein, with product MAARDVLKNLNLFVDGRGYAGQIQDYTPPVLTVQTEDWRGGGMDTPEALDMGMEPLEASFNLISYDRDILNQFGMAEGNEIPLTARGALESVDGTVKQVIHKMRGKITSIDSGTWQPGQMSPMQVTMRLNFYSLEHDGQTVHEIDTRRMIRIINGTDRLAEIREALGV from the coding sequence ATGGCCGCTCGCGACGTACTGAAGAACCTTAACCTGTTCGTGGATGGCCGGGGCTATGCCGGTCAGATCCAGGATTACACACCTCCGGTCCTGACCGTCCAGACCGAAGACTGGCGCGGTGGTGGCATGGACACCCCCGAGGCGCTGGATATGGGGATGGAACCACTGGAAGCCAGCTTCAACCTGATCTCCTACGACCGGGACATCCTGAACCAGTTTGGCATGGCCGAGGGTAACGAGATCCCTCTTACTGCCCGAGGCGCTCTGGAATCCGTGGACGGCACTGTAAAGCAAGTCATCCACAAGATGCGCGGCAAGATCACCAGCATCGACTCCGGCACCTGGCAACCCGGCCAGATGTCCCCGATGCAGGTCACCATGCGGCTCAACTTCTACAGCCTCGAGCATGATGGCCAGACCGTGCACGAAATCGACACTCGCCGGATGATCCGGATCATCAACGGAACCGACCGGCTGGCGGAAATTCGGGAAGCGTTGGGCGTATAA
- a CDS encoding phage tail sheath subtilisin-like domain-containing protein: MAKFLHGVEVLEIDTGPRPIQTVRSGVIGIVGTAPEAEGATAATLTIGNAPANTGILFTAVAGGTDGNNTRIRLVDPGTASASLTFTVDGNDITASLATDVDSNITTTAADLITGINGDANASALVTAAAVDGSDGTGVLQARAYESLSGGAAEPFPLNTPVLVAGSRGEAARLGTTGTLPDAMDGIFDQVGAVVIVIRVEEGQDDPETTANVVGGVNATTGNLEGVHALLGAESVVGFSPRILCAPGYTHQRESGQRNAVVAELLGIAERLRAVIVADGPNTTDDAAQQYANDFGSSRVYLVDPWPTVLQSDGSYAAEPGSGRVAGVIAKIDNDQGFWWSPSNKPINGIVGTARPVDFKLGDANSRANLLNEGGIATIIRQDGYRLWGNRSLTDDTKWIFLSVRRTADMINDSIQRAHLWAVDRNITKTYVEDVTDGVNAYIASLVAQGALLGGRCWPDPDLNTPENIQLGKVYFNFEFTPPYPAEHITFRSMLVNDYVTEVFE; this comes from the coding sequence ATGGCGAAATTCCTGCACGGGGTCGAGGTTCTCGAGATCGATACCGGCCCGCGTCCCATCCAGACCGTGCGCTCCGGCGTGATCGGCATTGTCGGCACCGCGCCGGAGGCCGAAGGCGCCACTGCAGCCACTCTCACAATTGGTAACGCCCCAGCCAACACCGGCATTTTATTCACTGCGGTGGCTGGCGGCACTGACGGCAACAACACTCGAATCCGGCTGGTTGACCCCGGCACCGCTTCCGCTTCCCTGACCTTTACCGTCGACGGCAACGACATTACGGCCAGTCTGGCAACCGATGTCGACAGCAACATCACCACCACCGCCGCCGACCTGATCACTGGCATCAATGGAGATGCCAACGCTTCAGCCCTGGTCACTGCGGCCGCTGTGGATGGTAGTGACGGCACCGGTGTTCTGCAGGCCCGCGCTTATGAATCGCTCTCTGGTGGTGCAGCCGAACCCTTCCCGCTGAACACCCCGGTTCTGGTGGCTGGCTCCCGTGGAGAAGCGGCCCGACTCGGTACCACCGGCACCCTGCCGGATGCGATGGATGGCATCTTTGACCAGGTGGGCGCCGTGGTCATCGTCATCCGCGTAGAGGAAGGGCAGGATGATCCCGAAACCACTGCCAATGTGGTGGGCGGCGTCAACGCAACTACCGGAAATCTTGAAGGCGTCCATGCCCTGCTCGGCGCTGAATCGGTCGTCGGGTTCTCTCCCCGGATTCTGTGTGCGCCGGGCTACACCCACCAACGTGAGTCCGGTCAGCGTAATGCGGTAGTGGCCGAGCTTCTGGGTATTGCCGAACGTTTGCGGGCCGTGATCGTAGCCGATGGTCCGAACACCACGGACGATGCCGCGCAGCAATACGCCAACGACTTCGGGAGCTCCCGGGTTTACCTGGTTGATCCCTGGCCCACCGTGCTGCAGTCAGACGGCAGCTATGCCGCTGAGCCCGGTTCCGGCCGAGTCGCCGGCGTGATCGCCAAGATCGATAACGACCAGGGCTTCTGGTGGTCTCCCTCCAACAAGCCCATCAACGGCATTGTCGGCACTGCCCGCCCTGTGGACTTCAAGCTTGGGGATGCCAACTCCCGGGCCAATCTGCTGAACGAGGGCGGCATTGCCACCATCATCCGGCAGGACGGCTATCGCCTATGGGGTAACCGCAGCCTGACCGATGACACCAAGTGGATCTTTCTGTCCGTCCGCCGCACCGCGGACATGATCAACGACAGCATTCAGCGGGCGCACCTGTGGGCGGTCGATCGGAACATCACCAAGACCTATGTCGAGGATGTGACCGATGGCGTGAACGCCTACATAGCCAGCCTGGTTGCGCAGGGTGCCCTGCTCGGTGGCCGTTGCTGGCCAGATCCGGATCTGAACACCCCGGAGAATATCCAGCTGGGCAAGGTTTACTTCAACTTCGAATTCACTCCGCCCTACCCGGCAGAGCACATCACCTTCCGCTCCATGCTGGTCAACGACTACGTAACAGAGGTGTTTGAATAA
- a CDS encoding phage tail protein, with protein sequence MSRVLQMWEGMTGTVLPHALSTAPAGWLLCDGSALLAGTADVLRDKLIADGNPYGDDGIGNPLLPDARGRSFIGAGAGPSLTARTLGDTGGEEEHTLTEAEMPEHGHALDTETIGTAGSDGNVLADTGTGTGTVQSGTAGSGQAHNNMPPFLALNAIIKT encoded by the coding sequence GCCGAGTATTGCAGATGTGGGAGGGCATGACCGGAACCGTCCTGCCCCACGCCCTGAGCACCGCCCCGGCCGGCTGGTTGCTGTGCGATGGCAGCGCCCTGCTGGCCGGTACCGCCGACGTGCTGCGTGACAAGCTCATCGCCGATGGCAACCCCTACGGCGACGACGGCATCGGAAACCCTCTGCTCCCCGATGCCCGTGGCCGATCGTTCATTGGCGCCGGAGCCGGGCCAAGCCTGACCGCCCGCACCCTGGGTGATACCGGTGGCGAGGAAGAGCACACGCTGACCGAAGCCGAAATGCCCGAACACGGCCACGCCCTGGACACCGAAACCATCGGCACCGCCGGCAGTGATGGCAATGTGCTGGCCGACACCGGCACCGGTACCGGCACCGTGCAGAGTGGTACCGCAGGCAGCGGGCAGGCGCATAACAACATGCCGCCTTTCCTGGCGTTGAACGCGATTATCAAGACATAG